The window TTCGGCATGGGCCAGGATTCCGGAAAGCACGTCGCGGCAATATCCCAGGTCCTGGCCGAGCAGGAGAGCGATGCGGTATGGCGCAAAACGACCCATAAATGTCGTAAAATGGTATATCGATTTCATCCCGTTTCCAAGAAGATGCCGCCCCATGAGCTATTTCATCGGTATCGATGTCGGGACGGGGAGCGCACGGGCGGGCCTGTTTACCGCCGAGGGTGCGCTGGTGGCCCATCACAGCCGCGAGATCAGGGTCTGGCGGCCTGCTCCGGATTTCGTCGAGCAATCCTCCGAGGATATCTGGTCGGCTGTCGTGGAATGTGTCCGCGCGGCTCTCGAGAAATCGGGCGTGCGACCGGAGGAGGTCGCGGGCCTGGGCTTTGACGCCACGTGTTCCCTCGTGGCGGTGGATGCCGACGGGCGCCCGGTCACGGTCAGCCCGGACGGGCGGGACGAGCAAAACATCATCGTCTGGATGGATCATCGGGCCTTGCTCGAGACCGACCGGGTCAACGCCGCAGGTGATTTTCCGGTGTATGAATTCGTCGGCGGCAAGATCTCCCCCGAGATGCAGACGCCCAAGCTGCTCTGGCTCAAGACCCACCTGCCGGAGTCGTGGAGCCGCGCCAGATATTTCTTCGATCTACCGGATTACCTCACCTATCGGGCGACGGGCTCGACTGTTCGGTCCATGTGTTCCATGGCATGCAAATGGACCTATCTGGCTCACGAGGCGGATGCCGGGAAAAGCGGGTGGTGCGCCCCGTTCCTCGAGACCATCGGCCTTGGGGATCTCGTCGCTGAAGGATACAGCCGCATCGGCACGGATATACGGCCCATCGGCCAAACCGTGGGCGAGGGGCTGGGCAGTCAGGCGGCCGCGGAATTCGGCTTGGTTCCCGGGACCCCGGTGGGCGTATCGATCATCGATGCCCATGCCGGAGGCGTCGGCATGATTGGGATGAAGCTGCCTGGGGAGGCGGAGGGAGAACTGGACCGGCGTCTTGCGCTGATCGGTGGCACGTCCTCCTGCCATATGGTGGTGTCCCGGTCGAAACGACCCATTCCCGGCGTGTGGGGGCCGTATTGGTCCGCGATGGTTCCCGGCTACTGGCTCAATGAAGGTGGCCAGTCGGCCACCGGTGCGCTGGTGGACCATGTGATCTCGACTCACGGCGCATCAGTTCTCGCGAAGGAGGCG of the Terrimicrobium sacchariphilum genome contains:
- a CDS encoding FGGY-family carbohydrate kinase, which translates into the protein MSYFIGIDVGTGSARAGLFTAEGALVAHHSREIRVWRPAPDFVEQSSEDIWSAVVECVRAALEKSGVRPEEVAGLGFDATCSLVAVDADGRPVTVSPDGRDEQNIIVWMDHRALLETDRVNAAGDFPVYEFVGGKISPEMQTPKLLWLKTHLPESWSRARYFFDLPDYLTYRATGSTVRSMCSMACKWTYLAHEADAGKSGWCAPFLETIGLGDLVAEGYSRIGTDIRPIGQTVGEGLGSQAAAEFGLVPGTPVGVSIIDAHAGGVGMIGMKLPGEAEGELDRRLALIGGTSSCHMVVSRSKRPIPGVWGPYWSAMVPGYWLNEGGQSATGALVDHVISTHGASVLAKEAAREQGCSVYEFLNRRLDALAEGGFLASLTQELHVCPYFHGNRSPRANPHLLGMISGLRLSAGIDDLALLYLATIQAIAYGTRHIIETMNDAGYRIDTLLCCGGGTKNPVFLQQHADITGCRLVLPAEAEAVLLGAAMLGAVASGACESLESAMGAMSRPGKIIEPDPRATAYHAAKYKVFHRLYHDQLAYRSIMEGTGEPT